ATAACGGAAAGGTTTTATTGCAGGACACCAATGAACAGATTATTTCTAAAGGATTTTCCATTACAGGTTCACAGGAACAAATAGATGCATTTACTGAAGGGTTAGAGATTTTAAACAGTCAAATACTTGGCGGAACAAAATCCGTTATGGTGTACGGGGAAATGACGGAACAGCAAAGAAATGCCGCAAATCAAGCTGGACTTGAAATTGGACCGCTCTCTCTGCATGATTTGTTTGTGCATTTGACGAAGGAGGAAGAAGAATGAATTCTATTATCTTATCACCGAGAAAAATAGGAAGGTTCTTGTTTATGGAACAAGCGAAATGGACGACATGGTTTCTTTCCTTTATGTTTGTGATCTACATTGTCGTTATAAGTTTTGCTACCGGTCCACACTCCAGTTTTATCGACTTGGCAAATTTCTCAAACGGCTCATCATCTATTTACATGCTCGTTCTTGGTATTCTGACAACGTCGTCTTTCTTTTATTATTATATGCTGCAAGGCGCTACCAGAAAAAATTTCTTTTTTGGCACATTGATATCGACCGTCTTACTAGCAGTGACAATAACGATCATCTTCATGTTGTTAGCTTTTATCATCCAATTTGTATCAGGCTGGGTAGGATGGAATATACATGCACCCGAAGTTGATTTCACTAGTAGCTTCTCTGCATTTATTGATACTTTTGGCAGTTTTGTCATTGTACACCTTATTTATTATTTAATCGGCTGGATGATAGGGTTAACCTTTTACCGTTCAGGCTGGCTGTATGGACTTTTTTCAATTGTTCTTAGCCTCTTCATTTTAGCAATAACAGGGATTCTAATGGAAATGACACTTTTTTCTTTTTTCTCTCAAGTCTTTTATTTACCAACCTTTGTTACCATCCCATTAAGTCTGGTGCTAGTTGTGGCTCTTTATGGAACCAATTATCGCTTAATGAAAGATATCACGATAAAAGTATGATTTCACAACTATTTTCCTAAAAAATGATAGAAAGGAGCTGTCGCAAAATGCATATTATGCATTTGCTGACAGCTCTTTTTTCTATATGAGATTGCTCTTTTTAAGATTCATTATTTTATTTATGGTGATAAAGGGAAAATCAATCGTTTTTTGACGCAGTTAAATAAGCTTCACCTTTTTTAAAATTTTTTAAGCGGTCTTTAATGGATGATAATAAAGATTCAGGCGATCAGCTTGGATTTTTGTATGTATTTTATTAAGATTATAACCAAATGCCAGAATCAATAGCTCGTTTCGTACATTCCCTGTTCCTCGCGTACGAAACTTTTTCAGTTGATAATCTTCCTTCAACACGCCGAATGTTCCTTCCACTTGAATGGAACGATTCATACGGTACAGTGTGCCTGTTTCTGTTAGAATATTTTCTTGCGCGGTTTCCCGGTAAGCCAGAAATTCCTTGGCTACATGCAGTTGGCGATTCCCTTTGGCTTTCGTACATTTTTCTTTGAACGGGCACCCTGTACAGTCTTCACTTTCGTACACCGTTACTTGAGATTGGTAGCCTGTCTGCGAGGTTCGCGTGTAGTTTCGAATGGCATGTAATTGCTGGTCATTGGCGCAGGTATAGGTATCTGTGCCTTTGTCATAAGTCATGTTTTCCCGATATTTGATATCCTTTTTGAAAGAAGCTTTTTTCTTGCGCTCATGATTTTGCGGCTTGATATAGGCCATCTGTTCTTGCTTCTTTAAATACACATAATTTTCTTCGCTTTCATATCCAGAATCTGCGACGATATGGCGATACGTAAAAGGAAGGTGCTCCTTTAAATATTGAAGCATCGGAATCAATGTTGTCGTGTCGTTTCGATCGGAAAACGCATTGATCCCAACGATAAATTCCGCATCCACGGCAGCCTGGACATTGTAAGCTGGCTTGAGTTGGCCATTCCGCATATGATCGTCTTTCATCCGCATAAACGTGGCATCATGGTCTGTTTTGGAATAGCTGTTTCGTTTCTCTCCCATAATTTCGTTGGAAGCATCATATTGTTCTTTGCGCTGAAGCATTTCCTTTACTTGTTCATGGTAACGTTGAAGGACGTTTTTTCTTTTCCCTTTGCCATATACAAACGTGATGTTCTCTTCTTCCTGTATTTTCTCCAGGAAAACAAGCACTTTTTTCAAATCTTCTAAAAACGTCTCATAGGGGCTTGTGAAGAGCTGACAGTACGTCGTATTGATCTGTTCCAGAAGGGCTTGCCATTTGGCGTACATCTTCGCTTCATGTTTGGTGATTGCCTTTTTCCATACGAAAGAATACCGATTGGCATATGCTTCGATTTTTGTGCCATCGATATAGAGTGTTTCTCCGGTAATGGCTTTTTGTTCGTAGAGCCATACGACTTGTTGAAAGAAGAGCTGTTCCATCACGGTATCGGTCAGATATTTTTGCTTGAATCGACTGATGGTCGCATGGTCAGGAGCTGCATACCCCTGAAGAAGCCAGCGAAAATTGATATCCCGGCGGCAAGCTTTTTCTATCCCTCGGGAAGAATAGATTTTTTGGGAAGCTGCGTAGGTAATGACTTTAAATAGAATGACTGGATCGACTGCCGGTTTTCTCCCTTTTGGAGAGTATGCCTGTAATAGTTCTCTATAATCCATCCTTTCACATAAGAGGCAGTGGAGCCGGACCGAATCATCTAAAGGAATCATTTCTTCCACGTCCATCGGTAAATATAATTGATAGTTAGCGGAAGTTTGCGTATAATTGAATTGTATTATTTGTTTATTAGTCATAAGTTAATAATACACGAGAGCAGACCCTTTGTGGTCTGCTTTTTTGTGTATACAAAAAAAACTGTTGCACGCTCAGTTTCCTGATTGTGCAACAGCCCCTTTTTCACGTCAACTGCTGTTCTGCAAAAGAACGGTACAATTCATGTGACTCCAATAATTCCTGATGCGTCCCTTTTCCGGTGATCTCTCCATTTTCAATAAAGATAATCTGGTCTGCATCAATAATCGTCGCCAAACGATGGGCGATCACAAATGTCGTTCTTCCTTCCATCAATCGCTGTAATGCTTTTTGCACCACCTGTTCCGATTGACTGTCGAGACTTGCTGTGGCTTCATCCAGCAATAAAATCTTTGGGTCACGTAAGAAAGCTCTGGCAATATTAATACGCTGCCGCTGTCCACCCGATAATTTTGTACCACGCTCGCCGACTTGCGTATCCATTCCATTTGGGAGCTCTTGAATAAATTGAGCAGCATAAGCCATTTCTGCTACTTCCCAAAGTTTTTCAGCCGCAATTGCTTCTGCATTTTCTAATCCATATGTCAGATTATCACGAATCGTTCCTGACATCATCGAGCTCTCCTGTGATACATACCCAAGTTGTGAACGCCAGGAGACAAGCGAAATATCCTGAATCGATTCATCGCCAAGCAAAATCACACCTTCATTGGGCTCATAGTAACGTTCAATCAAGCCAAATACCGTACTTTTCCCGCCGCCGCTTGGCCCTGCGAAGGCAACCATTTCTCCCGGTGACGCCGAAAATGAAATGTTATGCAAGACCTGCTCGCCTGCTTCATAAGAAAAGCTGACTTCGTTAAACGCCAACGGAAGCTCGCTAATTTGTTTTACAGAACCAGGTAATACTTCTTCCTCTTCTTCCTGCAAAATTTCTGAAATGCGTTCGGTCGCTCCCTTTGCCTTTTGCAATTCCGTAAAGAACATCGCAAAGGTGGTGAGCGGCATCACAATCTGGAATAAATACAAGAGAAAAGCAACAAGCGACCCTGTCGTCATGGTCCCCTGCTCCACACGAATACCGCCATAGCCAATAATCATCACAATCACAAGCATGACGATCATATACATAAACGGAGCAATAACCGAGAAAATCTTCGCTTCTTTTAAACCAGTCTGCAATAGCTTGAAGATTCCTCGCAAGCCCCGCTTCTCTTCTTGCTGTTCTGCGGTAGAAGATTTCATCAGTTTGATTTCACTGACTGTCTGCTGAATTTCTCCCTGGAAATTCGCTGTCTGGTCTTGGAGACTGCGTGATACTTTTGCCATCTTTCTTCCGAGCGGCAACATCACCATTAACGTAACCGGAACAGCAATAAACATGATTAAAGTCATTTTCCAGTCCATGAAAAGCAAAATGATAACTGCCCCTATAATCGAAATCAGACCGGAAATAAATTGCGGAAAATGCTGAGAAACCAAATCTTTTACAATCCCCGTGTCATTAATTACACGACTGACCGATTCTCCGCTTGGCTGCTTTTGAAAATAAGGAACCGGCAGGCGAATCAGCTTTTTCCACAAAATTTCCCGAAGCCTGGCTACTACCTTTTGTCCGACATAAGCCAGGGCATAAGCGGACAATCCGTCTACCAGTGCATGCACAATAAAGACACCAATAATAATGACAATAAAACGCCAATCTAAATCAGCAATGGAAAATCCGTCCACAAGCTCTCTCGTTAGAAGCGGAATCGTGAGCCCGACCAAGGTGGTCAATACACTTCCTATTAAGCCTAATATTAATACAAGCTTTGGTATCCTTGTAGATAGTAATAACTTCATAAAATTACTGGATGATTGTTTCGATGATGCCATTTAATCCTCTCCTTCTTCCTCATCCCATAATGGACTTAAATAAGCCATTGTTACTTGCTGAAGCCACGTCTCTTCCTCTTCCGTAATCGGCGTCGGGATAAGACGCTCGATTTCTTGAATATATGCCTCCAGCTGTTCTTCACTCTCTTTGTCTTCCATATCTAAAGAAAAAATATCTGACAATTCTTCTAAAGAATCCTTTTCAAATATCTCTAAGATTAAATGATAAAAATCCCCCAGCATTTGTCTCACCTCTGGATGATCTGCTGGCTTTCCACAATGCTCCTTGACCCGTTTGTAAAATGTCAATATTCCCTGTTCAAAAAGCATCTTCTCCTTCGCCGTCTGCGGAAACATCTTCTTCATGATATCTTCTTTAATGATTCCTTTTGACAGCTCCTGCTGTTTCTTTTCGTTTTGCATATTAGCCAGCAAACTGACAAGTACAGCTTGATCTACCTCCTTTTCATTTTCTAATAGAGGGATCGTCCGCTGGATAGCCTCTAATGCAATATCAATCTGTTCCTTATCCTTCATCAACTTTGATTCCTGCAATCGTAATGTATCAATAAAGCTTAAATCAAACGTATCGGGCTGCATATAATCCTTGATGTCCTCTAAGCTCATTCCTAAAAATTTCATCGTTAAAATTTTATGCAGCTGAATCATATCCTCTTTTTCATACACACGATGTCCCGTATCTTCATCCCGTTTTGGCTTCAATATGTTCTTCTCATCATAATAATGCAGTGTTCGTACAGATACGCCTGTCGATTTAGCAAATTCACTGATCGAGAACCGTTCTTTTTTCATTTCCAACCAAATCCCCTCTCGATGGATAGTTTCATCATACCACCTCACGTTACGTCAGGCACAGCTATTTTTGATACGTAACTGACATTAACATAAATGGTTATCCTGCATAGCTTGTATCCTTTTCATGAAAGGGTAAAATAAAAGTATACCACCATGAAAGGAATGCATAGCATGCAAAAAATTACTTTAGCACGAAATCTTTCTTTTTTAAGAAGTGAAAATAACTACGCTCAAGAAGAATTAGCCGAAAAAATTGGTGTCACCAGGCAATCCATTGCAAAGTGGGAAAACGGCGAGTCTTTACCGGACATTATCCATTGTGATGCCCTCGCCTCCTTATTTGATGTTTCTTTGGACAATTTCATTCATTACGATCAAAAAGAAAGCGGCTTTCCAATCCCTCCAAAGGGGAAGCATATGTTTAACACAACTCCATTAGAGAAGGATGGTTATGTTCAATTGCCGGATAAGGCTTTAAATATGGTCCACATGCAAGCAGGTGACCATTTTATGGTGTTGGGTGACGAGAATCCGGAAAGTATTGGTATCGCTTTGGTTCCGGCAGAATTTTTTACGACCATGGCACAAGGAATCTTGAATCATACAAAGGACACTAAAAAATGACGCATTATATTCTGGAAGCAAAAAACATCTCCAAATCCTATAACGGTTTTCAAGCATTAGAAGATGTATCAGTAGCTTTGGAAAAAGGAAAAATCTACGGTTTGATTGGTCAAAATGGAGCCGGTAAAACAACGCTCATGCGGATGATTGCCGGCTTGTCCTTTCCTACTTCCGGAGAGCTATATTTATTTCATCATTCCAGTCAAAAAGCATTACAGACTGCACGAAAGCAGATGGGCAGTATGATTGAAAATCCCAGTATCCTCGACAACATGAACGCACGGGATAATCTCCGCGTTCATAAAATCATGAAAGGGATTCAAGAAGAAAATGCAGAACAGCGAGTACTCGAGCTTGTTGGATTAGGGCATACCGGAAAAAAGAAAGCAAAAGATTTCTCCTTAG
The nucleotide sequence above comes from Oceanobacillus timonensis. Encoded proteins:
- a CDS encoding helix-turn-helix transcriptional regulator, with translation MQKITLARNLSFLRSENNYAQEELAEKIGVTRQSIAKWENGESLPDIIHCDALASLFDVSLDNFIHYDQKESGFPIPPKGKHMFNTTPLEKDGYVQLPDKALNMVHMQAGDHFMVLGDENPESIGIALVPAEFFTTMAQGILNHTKDTKK
- a CDS encoding MerR family transcriptional regulator gives rise to the protein MKKERFSISEFAKSTGVSVRTLHYYDEKNILKPKRDEDTGHRVYEKEDMIQLHKILTMKFLGMSLEDIKDYMQPDTFDLSFIDTLRLQESKLMKDKEQIDIALEAIQRTIPLLENEKEVDQAVLVSLLANMQNEKKQQELSKGIIKEDIMKKMFPQTAKEKMLFEQGILTFYKRVKEHCGKPADHPEVRQMLGDFYHLILEIFEKDSLEELSDIFSLDMEDKESEEQLEAYIQEIERLIPTPITEEEETWLQQVTMAYLSPLWDEEEGED
- a CDS encoding ABC transporter ATP-binding protein, whose product is MASSKQSSSNFMKLLLSTRIPKLVLILGLIGSVLTTLVGLTIPLLTRELVDGFSIADLDWRFIVIIIGVFIVHALVDGLSAYALAYVGQKVVARLREILWKKLIRLPVPYFQKQPSGESVSRVINDTGIVKDLVSQHFPQFISGLISIIGAVIILLFMDWKMTLIMFIAVPVTLMVMLPLGRKMAKVSRSLQDQTANFQGEIQQTVSEIKLMKSSTAEQQEEKRGLRGIFKLLQTGLKEAKIFSVIAPFMYMIVMLVIVMIIGYGGIRVEQGTMTTGSLVAFLLYLFQIVMPLTTFAMFFTELQKAKGATERISEILQEEEEEVLPGSVKQISELPLAFNEVSFSYEAGEQVLHNISFSASPGEMVAFAGPSGGGKSTVFGLIERYYEPNEGVILLGDESIQDISLVSWRSQLGYVSQESSMMSGTIRDNLTYGLENAEAIAAEKLWEVAEMAYAAQFIQELPNGMDTQVGERGTKLSGGQRQRINIARAFLRDPKILLLDEATASLDSQSEQVVQKALQRLMEGRTTFVIAHRLATIIDADQIIFIENGEITGKGTHQELLESHELYRSFAEQQLT
- a CDS encoding IS1182 family transposase, whose amino-acid sequence is MTNKQIIQFNYTQTSANYQLYLPMDVEEMIPLDDSVRLHCLLCERMDYRELLQAYSPKGRKPAVDPVILFKVITYAASQKIYSSRGIEKACRRDINFRWLLQGYAAPDHATISRFKQKYLTDTVMEQLFFQQVVWLYEQKAITGETLYIDGTKIEAYANRYSFVWKKAITKHEAKMYAKWQALLEQINTTYCQLFTSPYETFLEDLKKVLVFLEKIQEEENITFVYGKGKRKNVLQRYHEQVKEMLQRKEQYDASNEIMGEKRNSYSKTDHDATFMRMKDDHMRNGQLKPAYNVQAAVDAEFIVGINAFSDRNDTTTLIPMLQYLKEHLPFTYRHIVADSGYESEENYVYLKKQEQMAYIKPQNHERKKKASFKKDIKYRENMTYDKGTDTYTCANDQQLHAIRNYTRTSQTGYQSQVTVYESEDCTGCPFKEKCTKAKGNRQLHVAKEFLAYRETAQENILTETGTLYRMNRSIQVEGTFGVLKEDYQLKKFRTRGTGNVRNELLILAFGYNLNKIHTKIQADRLNLYYHPLKTA